DNA sequence from the Antennarius striatus isolate MH-2024 chromosome 3, ASM4005453v1, whole genome shotgun sequence genome:
TGGTGCTTGGACCCGAGGCGAGGGTCTGTTAGGCACTAGTTCACCAACAGCCACAGATACATTCAGGAGGAAACATTCGTTGGGGTCGTACTCGGTCCCGGCCAGCTGCAGCTCCTTGCTGTAGTCACCCAGGTTGTCCCTGAAGCCGTCCAGCTCTCGGAGAGACAGGTAGGTGGGGGACATGAGGAGGCTTTCCAGCCCCACCTGCAGGAAATTGTCGGCCGTCTCTGGATTAGCGAAGCCCAGAAAGAGAATGCCCCTTCCTCTAGAGAGGTAGCCGGCTTTAGCGACGCGAGAGAAGGCTTTGTGGATCTCAACGTTCTCCCTGCAGAACTTGAGAGTGTGTCGACACACGCTGTTGACGCGCCCGTAGAGACACGCCTCCTTGTGGGTCTCCCAGTCGTCCCTGCGACAGTTCCGTGAGCAGTAGAAGGTGTAGCAGCTGTGGCAGGATTTGAAGTACAAGCAGGCGTTGAACATGCTCTCGGTGCGTTTGCACTTCCTGTTGGCACACACCATGGTGTCGTCCTCATCGGTGCTGTGGTCCGGAGAGCCCCCCTCTCTTTGGAGGGCATCGCACCCGCTGTCAGGGTCTTTGACGGTATCAGGGTTGGACTTCGATGACGGGAGCTGAGTATTCAGGTTTTCAGGCGCAGGAGAacctttgtttttgtcatcGTCTTCAATGATTAGTTGCTTTAGTTGGTCCAACAGGTTTTCACTTGACTTTCTGCAGGTTGGCGGTTTGTAATCAACAACCAGATCAGCTAAGAGTTGGTCCAGCTGCTCTAGACTCTGCTGGAGGGAGAAATTCTTCTGCTTCcagtttttgcttttgtctgCAGTGTTGGGTTGTGACTTCTCAGGCGTGACCGTCATGGATGGCCTCTTCTGACCACCCAACAAGTCCCAGCTGACCGAGTGTGCATCCTGCCGCTTGCTGTTGCCTGCGTTCAAGTCGTTGTCCGTTATAGTGATCTCAGGCGTCACAAACCAGTGCccactcttggtgttcctccaTGGATTGTTTGAACCCCCCTCTAGTGAGTTTTCGGAGAGAGACAAGGCAGCGTAGCGCCTCGGAGAACTCGACAGGTTGAGTATAACCGGTTGACTTGTGACATCAGAGGTTGCTCCGTGCCTCGATTGGTACAACAGGTTCTCGTAGCTGCGACCACGAGGTAGCGATTGCTCTCTGTCGTGCTGAGGATACAGGATATTGTCCCAGGATTTGGAGTGGTCCTTGATGTCTGTTCCTAGCCTACCGGTCTCCACGAAGCTGCTCGTGTACCATGGAGGTACGCTGAGGTCTTGCCTTGCTCTCGGAGGGGTCAGCTGAGAGGACTGGTTGGAGTATCCAGATATACTTGAGCGATACCAGTCATCCGAAAAGGCCTGGGACATGCGAGGGCGGCGGCGGCCCTCGGTGTAATATGGCCTTGATGGACAGTACTGCTCCTCAGGAGAACTGTATGATTTGGGGTAGAACAAGCGTGAGTTGCTCAGGTGGTACGGGTTGAAGCGGTTGTCCTCTCCATAGTAAGACCGAGGCAGCGGCGACTGAGAGAAGTAGGACCCCGCCTCGCTGGTGGAGTAAGGCCTGCTGTAGGCGGCATGAGCCGGCTCCCTGCTGGACAGGTGGTCCATGTAATACGACCTGACCGGTAGGGTGTGCACCCATCGAGTCCTCGGGTCGTACTGACTCGTCATGGTACTACCGTTGCTGGTCAGACTGGAGCGATCATCCTGAAAGTAAGCTCTGGAATAGGGATGGGCGGGGTACCGGACAGGGTCTTCGGTGTAGAAGAACTTGGTGGGTATGTTGGGGTTGGAGTAGGCCCTTTGTTCCTGACTCAGGTACGGGGCCGTTGGTGACGCCATTCTGTGCAAATCTGGATGCTGGTAAGAGATGGGGGACATGCTGGCGGTGTAGGGGTACCCCTGTCTGAAATCCCCGCTGTAGCATTCGCTGGGGGTGGGCGTGGGTGAGGAGACCACCCTCCTGGGTGCATACAAACCTCTGTTGCTACTTGCCTGAGAGTATCTCTGCCAGAGATGGTCGTTCTGGACACCGGTAACCTGCCTGGACGTGTGCTGCAGGACGGCGGCATCAGGTTTGATGTCCACCCGACACCTGACATGAGGGGTGGGGGCTGGTTTATCCGATCGATCCTCCCCAAAGCAGTCTGAGACATAGAGGGGAGGATGCGGCTGAAGTTTGATGGGATGCACATCGTTCAGGAAAGGTCTGTTTGAAGAGTAGGGTTCCCGCAAAGCGTCAGCCGTCCTGAAGGAGTCCGATGAGACCTGACGTGGGTCCCTCCCCGTCCTGGACCCCGGGGGAGACACGGAGATGGGAACGGGAGTGAGGGTGGCCTTAATTCTGGGAGCACTTTTGGATCTCGCTCTCTTGTTGGAGTCGGCCCACGTCAGGTAGCTGGTTTTGTCCTGGGcggactgctgctgctggagctgccgCGTGTTGAACAGGTCTGGCGAGGAAAAGCGAAGGTGTCCCGGCTGGTCCAGTCCATTCCACATCACATCCTTGTTTAATGTTGGATGCTCAGGCCGCTTGTAGGGGCAGTCCATCGGCGACGGGTCGTCCAGCGACTCGATGAAGTCGAAGCTGCGGCAGTGTCTCTTGTTGATGATTTCTGGTTTGTCAATCATGTTTGAGTCACATTTCCTGGAGGAGTGAAGAGAAACTGATTGATCAGGGAGGGGGTTCAGAGTAAAGTCCCGATACAGAGTCGATGCCAGGATATCAGGAGGATGTGTTCGTGTCATCTTAGAGGACCTTCAACGCTCTCCAAGTGGTCGCTCCAAGACCCCCGCAGCCTGAAGACAGAAGAACACCGGTGGACATAAATACCCGTTCAAATGTCTACGTaa
Encoded proteins:
- the unm_hu7912 gene encoding apical junction component 1 homolog isoform X2, which translates into the protein MIDKPEIINKRHCRSFDFIESLDDPSPMDCPYKRPEHPTLNKDVMWNGLDQPGHLRFSSPDLFNTRQLQQQQSAQDKTSYLTWADSNKRARSKSAPRIKATLTPVPISVSPPGSRTGRDPRQVSSDSFRTADALREPYSSNRPFLNDVHPIKLQPHPPLYVSDCFGEDRSDKPAPTPHVRCRVDIKPDAAVLQHTSRQVTGVQNDHLWQRYSQASSNRGLYAPRRVVSSPTPTPSECYSGDFRQGYPYTASMSPISYQHPDLHRMASPTAPYLSQEQRAYSNPNIPTKFFYTEDPVRYPAHPYSRAYFQDDRSSLTSNGSTMTSQYDPRTRWVHTLPVRSYYMDHLSSREPAHAAYSRPYSTSEAGSYFSQSPLPRSYYGEDNRFNPYHLSNSRLFYPKSYSSPEEQYCPSRPYYTEGRRRPRMSQAFSDDWYRSSISGYSNQSSQLTPPRARQDLSVPPWYTSSFVETGRLGTDIKDHSKSWDNILYPQHDREQSLPRGRSYENLLYQSRHGATSDVTSQPVILNLSSSPRRYAALSLSENSLEGGSNNPWRNTKSGHWFVTPEITITDNDLNAGNSKRQDAHSVSWDLLGGQKRPSMTVTPEKSQPNTADKSKNWKQKNFSLQQSLEQLDQLLADLVVDYKPPTCRKSSENLLDQLKQLIIEDDDKNKGSPAPENLNTQLPSSKSNPDTVKDPDSGCDALQREGGSPDHSTDEDDTMVCANRKCKRTESMFNACLYFKSCHSCYTFYCSRNCRRDDWETHKEACLYGRVNSVCRHTLKFCRENVEIHKAFSRVAKAGYLSRGRGILFLGFANPETADNFLQVGLESLLMSPTYLSLRELDGFRDNLGDYSKELQLAGTEYDPNECFLLNVSVAVGELVPNRPSPRVQAPTVRKYAKVSLASSSPDKKVLKTDGEMETLILTPPPGTPDIDKEGEEGKKAREVCFVNIQRQLRTRGVFLRHEHPQIYSQLCEFVESNKRFTPTTIYPVDKRTGKQFMCMIMAASEPRTLDWVGTPHLLDDII
- the unm_hu7912 gene encoding apical junction component 1 homolog isoform X1, whose product is MTRTHPPDILASTLYRDFTLNPLPDQSVSLHSSRKCDSNMIDKPEIINKRHCRSFDFIESLDDPSPMDCPYKRPEHPTLNKDVMWNGLDQPGHLRFSSPDLFNTRQLQQQQSAQDKTSYLTWADSNKRARSKSAPRIKATLTPVPISVSPPGSRTGRDPRQVSSDSFRTADALREPYSSNRPFLNDVHPIKLQPHPPLYVSDCFGEDRSDKPAPTPHVRCRVDIKPDAAVLQHTSRQVTGVQNDHLWQRYSQASSNRGLYAPRRVVSSPTPTPSECYSGDFRQGYPYTASMSPISYQHPDLHRMASPTAPYLSQEQRAYSNPNIPTKFFYTEDPVRYPAHPYSRAYFQDDRSSLTSNGSTMTSQYDPRTRWVHTLPVRSYYMDHLSSREPAHAAYSRPYSTSEAGSYFSQSPLPRSYYGEDNRFNPYHLSNSRLFYPKSYSSPEEQYCPSRPYYTEGRRRPRMSQAFSDDWYRSSISGYSNQSSQLTPPRARQDLSVPPWYTSSFVETGRLGTDIKDHSKSWDNILYPQHDREQSLPRGRSYENLLYQSRHGATSDVTSQPVILNLSSSPRRYAALSLSENSLEGGSNNPWRNTKSGHWFVTPEITITDNDLNAGNSKRQDAHSVSWDLLGGQKRPSMTVTPEKSQPNTADKSKNWKQKNFSLQQSLEQLDQLLADLVVDYKPPTCRKSSENLLDQLKQLIIEDDDKNKGSPAPENLNTQLPSSKSNPDTVKDPDSGCDALQREGGSPDHSTDEDDTMVCANRKCKRTESMFNACLYFKSCHSCYTFYCSRNCRRDDWETHKEACLYGRVNSVCRHTLKFCRENVEIHKAFSRVAKAGYLSRGRGILFLGFANPETADNFLQVGLESLLMSPTYLSLRELDGFRDNLGDYSKELQLAGTEYDPNECFLLNVSVAVGELVPNRPSPRVQAPTVRKYAKVSLASSSPDKKVLKTDGEMETLILTPPPGTPDIDKEGEEGKKAREVCFVNIQRQLRTRGVFLRHEHPQIYSQLCEFVESNKRFTPTTIYPVDKRTGKQFMCMIMAASEPRTLDWVGTPHLLDDII